Part of the Streptomyces sp. NBC_01353 genome, CGCCACCGACATCCCTCTCTTCACCATCGACCCGCCGGGCTCCCGCGACCTCGACCAGGCCGTGCACATCGCCCGCCGCCCGGGCGGCTATCGCGTCCACTACGCCATCGCCGATGTCGCCGCGTTCGTCACCGCCGGTGGCGCCGTCGACAAGGAGGCCCATCAGCGCGTCGAGACCCTCTACTTCCCCGACGAGAAGATCCCGCTGCACCCTCCGGTCCTCTCCGAGGGCGCGGCCAGTCTGCTGCCGAACCAGACCGTGCCCGCCCTGCTCTGGCGCTTCGACCTGGACGCCTACGGCCGCCAGGTCGCCGTCGACGTACGCCGTGCGCGCGTCCGCAGCCGCCTCAGGCTCGACTACGCCGGCGCCCAGCAGCTGATCGACGCCGGCACGGCGGAGGAACCGCTCGCCCTGCTCAAGACGGTGGGCACCCTCCGCGAGGCCCTGGAGGTCGAACGCGGAGGGGTCTCCCTCGATCTCCCCGAGCAGGAGGTCGTCGAGACCGGCGCCTCGTACACCCTCGTCTATCGCGCTCCGCGCCCCGTCGACGGCTGGAACGAGCAGATCTCCCTGCTCACCGGCATGGCCGCCGCCGATCTGATGATCGCTGCGGGCACGGGGATCCTGCGCACCCTCGGCGCCGCCCCGGACGGGGTCGACAAGCTGCGCCGCTCCGCACAGGCGTTGGAGATCGACTGGCCGCACCACGTCTCGTACGCGGAGCTCATCCGCTCGCTCGATCCGGCGAATCCCCGGCACGCCGCCTTCCTGCTGGACGCCACCGGCCTGTTCCAGAAGTCCGCGTACGTCCACTTCACGGACGGCACTCTTCCGGATTCCCTGATCCATTCGGCCATCGCCGACGAGTACACCAGTTGCACCGCGCCCCTGCGCCGCCTGGTCGACCGCTATGTGGGCGAGCTGTGTCTGGCGGCCGTCGCGGGCCAGGCACCACCCGGGTGGGTGAAGGACGCGCTGACGAAGGTGCCGGAGGAGATGGCGAGGGGCCGTGGCAAGGACGCCGACAGGGAGAGCATGGACGTCGTCGAGGCGGCGCTCCTGAAGGACCGGATCGGCCAGGTCTTCGACGGGTTCGTGATCGACGTGAAGGACGCGGCCATGAAGAAGGGCGTCGTGCATCTGAAGGACCCGGCCGTGGTGGGCACCGTGAAGAGCCAGCAGGGGCTGAAGCAGGGGAACCGGGTGCGGGTGAAGCTGAAGAAGGCGGACCCGGCGGCGCCGGACAGGGACAAGGTCCTCTTCGAGCACGTGCCGGAGTGAGTCAGACGCTCACGACGGCCTGCCTCAGCGCTCGGTGCAGCGCGCGGGCGTCGTCCGCGTGGAAGCGGAGGGTGTGGACGGGCCGAGGCCCGCCGAGGAACCGGGGCGCGTCGACGGGCTCCGTCAGCTCGACGGTGACGGAGGTCTGGGAGGCGACGGCCAGGTTCAGCTCCCCCTCCTTCTTCTCGTGGGTGAAGAGCAGTTCGTACCGGACGGCGGCGATCTTCTCCAGCGGGATGCGGAGGTCGATGTGCGCGGCCCTCCGCAGACGGAGCGCGTCGGGGGTGAGGACGTGCGGCCGGGTCACGGAGGCGGCGTGCACCCCGAGGACGAACAGAATCCCCGAGTACACGTCCAGGACCAGCACGATCGCGTGGACCACGGGCCAGTCGGCCAGCAGGTACGACATCCCGACGGTCTCGACGAGACAGACGAACGCGAAGCCGTACATGAGGGCTGCCTGGTCGCGGGCGTGAGGGAACACCTGGTCGCCGGGGCGCACGCCGCTGCGGCGCCGGGCGACCCACAGCGCGAGGCTCGCCAGGAGCCGCAGCTCGTGCCCGATGAGCCGCAGCACCGGCTCGGGCACGAGTTCGCCGAGGGCCTCCCGGGCGGAGAACCCGCGGCGGTGGAGCCGTCCGTACGCCACGAGTCCGGCGACCAGCAGGAGAAGAGCGGCGGCCTCGGCGGCGACGAGGGCGAGCGGCGCGATCCGTACACCCGCGACGAGACAGACGACGATCACGACTTCGGCGGGGAGCGAGGCGTACGCGGCACCGCGCAGCAGCCGGGTGGTGACGGCACGGCTCCCGGGGATCCTTGCGGCGGCACGTGGCTCGGCGGCGG contains:
- a CDS encoding RNB domain-containing ribonuclease, with translation MPRRHIHVTGAAEDLRAALRALRTRMQVPAEFPPAVLAEAEAAAASPRLPDHDATDIPLFTIDPPGSRDLDQAVHIARRPGGYRVHYAIADVAAFVTAGGAVDKEAHQRVETLYFPDEKIPLHPPVLSEGAASLLPNQTVPALLWRFDLDAYGRQVAVDVRRARVRSRLRLDYAGAQQLIDAGTAEEPLALLKTVGTLREALEVERGGVSLDLPEQEVVETGASYTLVYRAPRPVDGWNEQISLLTGMAAADLMIAAGTGILRTLGAAPDGVDKLRRSAQALEIDWPHHVSYAELIRSLDPANPRHAAFLLDATGLFQKSAYVHFTDGTLPDSLIHSAIADEYTSCTAPLRRLVDRYVGELCLAAVAGQAPPGWVKDALTKVPEEMARGRGKDADRESMDVVEAALLKDRIGQVFDGFVIDVKDAAMKKGVVHLKDPAVVGTVKSQQGLKQGNRVRVKLKKADPAAPDRDKVLFEHVPE